The segment GCGCGTTGCTCCTGTCCTGGCGCACCCATCCCGACGGCGACTATCCCTGACCACCTCGCTGGAGGTAGCGGAGGATCTTGGCGCGTAGCGGGTCGGTGTCCGGGAGGCCGAGTTCGTCGGTGATGGCCAGGGCCTGGGTCCAGGCGGTCCGGGCGGCGTCGGGGTCGGCGGCGGTGTGGTGGGTGTCGCCGAGTTCGGCGAGGCCGGCGGCTTCGCTGTGGCGGTCGCCGGTCTGGTGGAAGAGGTCGACGGCTTGCTGGTAGCAGTCGACGGCCTGCCGGTACTGGCCGATGTGGTGGTGGATGTAGCCGAGGCTGTCCCAGGTGTGGGCCTGGCCGTTGAGGTCTGCGACCTCCTGGGCCAGGGCGAGGGCCTGCAGGCAGTGTGTGAGGGCCTGGTGGTGGTCGCCGAGCTGGGCGCGGTTCCAGCCGAGGTGGTTGAGGGCGGCGGACTGTCCGGCCCGGTCGCCGGCGGCCCGGTAGTGCTCAAGGCTGTGGTGGGCGTGGTCGAACGCCTGCTGGAAGAAGCCCCGGGCGGAGGACATCCGGGCGAGGTGCTGGCGGGTGCGGGCCTGGCCGTGGTGGCTGCCGAGTTCGCCGAACAGTTCCAGGGCGAGCAGGTAGTGGGTGCGGGCGTCGTCGGGGTGGTCCAGCCGGTCGTGGGCGAGCCCGAGACCGCGGTGGGCGTTGGCCTGGCCGGTCCTGTCGTCCTGGCGTACGGCGGCGGCCAGGGCGGTGCTCTGGGCGTCGGCCAGTGCCTGCCAGTGTCCGTGCCGGTCGAGGAAGGTGGTGAGGGTCGAGGCGAGCTGCCAGGTGTGGGTGTCGAAGCCGGCGGCGGGCGCCCGGTCGATGGCGGCGAGCAGGACGGGGTGCTCGGCGGCGAACCAGGCCTGCGCCTGGTGGTGGCCGGAGGCTTCCTCGGGGGCGGCGCCGAGCCGGGCGGGGGGCAGGACGATCGGGTTGGGCTGGGGGGTCAGCACCGCGTCGGCGGTACGGGCGGTGTGCAGATAGTGGTCGAGCATCCGGTGCGTCGCGGTGCGGCGGTCGCTCTCGGTGTCCTGGGTGCGGGCCAGTTCGGTGGCGTAGGCGCTCAGCAGGTCGTGGAAGGCGTACCGGCCGGCGGTGTGCTCGGTGAGCAGGTGGGCGCGGATCAGTTCGGCCAGCAGCGTACGGGCGTGTGCCGCGGGCACACCGGCCAGGCCGGCCACGGCCGGCAGGGCGGCGTCGGGCCCGGGGTGCAGGCCCAGCAGCCTGAACAGCCGGGCGGCGTCGGCGCTCAGGGCGCGGTAGGACCAGGAGAACACCGTCCGTACCTGGGTGGCCGGGTCCCCGCCGTCCAGGGCGTCCAGACGGCTCATGGCCTCGCGTAACTCATCGGCGAGCGCGGCGAGCGGGACGTGGGGCTGAGCGGCGGCGCGGGCGGCCACGATCGCCAGCGCCAGCGGCAGCCCCGCGCAACGGGCGACGATCTCCCTGACGGCGTCGGATTCGGCGGCCACCCGGTCGGCGCCGAGGCGGGCGGTCAGCAGGTCCCGGGCCTCCGCGGGGGCCAGCAGGTCCAGGGCCAGCAGCTGGGCGCCCTCGGTCGCGGCCAGGCTGGTGAGCCGATTGCGGCTGGTCACCAGCGCCAGGCAGCCCGGCGCGCCGGGCAGCAGTGGGCGGACCTGCTCGGCGTCCCGGGCGTTGTCCAGCACCACCAGCACCCGCCGGCCCGCCAGCAGGCTGCGGTAGAGGCCCACCTGTGCCTCCATCCCGGCCGGGATGCGGGCCGGTGGCACGCCGAAGGCGTCCAGGAACCCCCGGACCGCCTCCGCCGGGTCCATCGTCGACCCGCCGGGATCGAACCCGCGCAGATTCACATGCAGTTGCCCGTCGGGAAAGGCCTCCCGCACCCGGCGCGCCCAGTGCACGGCCAGCGCGGTCTTGCCCACCCCCGCGGTGCCCGACACCGCCGAGATCACCACCGCGGACGACTGGTCCGCCACCGAGGTGAGCAGCGCCTCCAGACGGGCGAGTTCCTCGCCGCGCCCGGTGAAGCCGCGTACGCCCATGGGCAGTTGCGCGGGGACCTCGCCCAGGTGCGGCGGCGCCGTCAGCGGCGCCGCGGGTGGCGGCTGCGGGGCGGGCCCGGACAGGCGGCCCTGCAGGATCGCCTGGTGAACCGCCCGCAATCCCGAGCCGGGATCGGTGCCCAGTTCCTCCACCAGCCGCTTCCGGACGGCGGCGTAGCACTCCAGCGCCTCCGCGCCGCGTCCGGCGGCGTGCAGCGCCCGCATCAGCGCCTCGGCCAGGGGCTCCACGAGCGGGTACTCGTCGAGCAGATCGGTCAGCGGGCCGATCACGGCGCCGGGATCGCCGACCTGTAACTCCGCGTGAGCCCACTCGACGACGGCGTCCATGCGCTGGCGCCGCCACGCCTCGCGCACCCGCGTCACCCACTGCCCGCCCAGCCCTGCCAGTGGCTCCCCGCGCCACAGCCCGAGCGCCTCGCGCAGCAGCGAGGCCCGCTCACCGTCCGCGAGGGCCGCCTCCCGGGCCCGGTCGACCAGGTGCCGGAACCGGTGCACGTCCACCTGCTCCGTACGGGCCTCCAGCAGATACCCGCCGGAGCGGCGCACCAGGCGCAGTGGATCCTCCCCGGCGCCGCCGGTCTGCTCGCACACCCGCCGGATCCGGGCGATATGGGCATACAGCGCGCGCCGCGCCTCCTCCGGCGGACTGGCACCCCAGACCCGTCTGATCACCACATCGACCGCGACGGGCCGTCCGGCGTCCACGGCCAGTGCCGCCAGCACGGTACGGCGCTGCGGAGGCCCCACCTCCGTCACCTGGCCCCGTACCGCCAGTTCCACCGGCCCCAGCAGCCGTAAATCCACCACGATTTCAGCACCTCCAGTGCAGATATTCTCCACCTGTCCCGCACATTCATTCGGGGTGACAACCTATCGGCAAGGTTCCGACCCATACCTGAGCCCTAGGTTGGGTCGGGGGACGGCAGCGGGGAGCCGTCCCCTTGGGGGGCTGCGCATCGGGGGCGGCTTGACGGCCGTGTGGGGTATCAGCATCGAAGACGGGGGTCTCATCGATGGGGCATGTGAACAGGGCGTCCGGATCCGCTGTGGTGTCTTCGCCGGGCGCAGGCGGGCGCAGTGTGCTGGAGGGGGCTTTTGAGCTGCTGGAGGCCGTGGAACGGGCCACGGAGGCGGGACTGACCAAGCTGTCGGCGGAGTGCGGACTGCCCAAGACGACCGCGTACCGGCTGCTGGAGCAACTGGTCGCGCTCGGGGCCGTCGAGCGGCGCGGAGCGGGGTACCAGATGGGGCCGCGGATGTACCGGCTCGGGCAGGGGTGGCAACCGCATCCCCGGCTGCGCTCCGCCTCGGAGGAGCCGGTCCGCCGTCTGGTGCGCGCCACGGGTGCGACAGCGGGGATCGCCGTGCTGCGCAAGGGGCAGACGCTGGTCCTGGACTGGACGCCCGGCGAGGCGGCCCTGCCGGCCGCCGTGGCGAACAACGTGGCCTGGCCCTGGTTCACCGCGTCGGGCAAGGTGCTGGTGGCCGGGGCGCGGCCCGACCTCCCACTCGGTCCGCTCCCCGCGTCCTGGCGGCAGGAGGCCGCGACGATACGGGACCGCGGCGTCGCCTACGACCGGGAGGAAGTGGTGGAAGGGGTGTCGTGCGTGGCTGTGCCGCTGTACGGCGGGGGCGGAGCCCCGGTGGCGGCCCTGTGCGTCCTGACCGATCCCGCACACCATCTGGAGCGGCTCGCCCACGTCACCCAAGGCGCCGGTATGGCGATCAGCGCGGGGCTGCGCGGCCGGTGACGGCGTCAGCCCAGTGTCGCCACCAGGACCGCCTTGATCGTGTGCATGCGGTTCTCGGCCTGGTCGAAGACCACGGAGCGCGGTGACTCGAAGACCTCGTCCGTGACCTCCAGCGAGGTCAGGCCGTGCCGTTCGTAGATCTCCTGGCCGACCTTCGTGCCCAGGTCGTGGTAGGCGGGCAGGCAGTGCATGAACTTGACGCCCGGGTTGCCGGTGGCGTCGAGCACCTGCGTCGTGACGGCGTACGGGCCCAGCAGCGCGATCCGCTCGTCCCAGACCTCCTTGGGCTCGCCCATCGAGACCCAGACGTCGGTGTGGACGAAATCCGCGCCGCGCACGCCGTCCGCGACATCCTCGGTGAGCGTCACGCGCGCGCCGGTCTTCTCGGCGAGGCGCCGTGCCTGCGCGATGACGGCGTCGTCGGGCCAGAGCTGCTTCGGGGCGACGATCCGTACGTCCATGCCGAGCAGCGCACCGGTGACCAGCAGCGAGTTGCCCATGTTGTAGCGGGCGTCGCCGAGGTAGGCGTAGGCGATCTCGGGCAGCGGCTTGGCGCTGTGCTCGGTCATGGTGAGGACATCGGCGAGCATCTGGGTGGGGTGCCATTCATCGGTGAGGCCGTTCCAGACGGGCACGCCCGCGTATGCCGCCAGCTCCTCCACGACGTGCTGCCCGGTGCCGCGGTACTCGATGCCGTCGTACATCCGGCCGAGGACGCGGGCGGTGTCCTTGACCGACTCCTTGTGCCCGATCTGGGAGCCGGAGGGGTCGAGGTAGGTGGTGGAGGCGCCCTGGTCCGCTGCCGCGACCTCGAAGGAGCAGCGGGTCCGGGTGGAGGTCTTCTCGAAGATCAGCGCGATGTTCCTGCCGCGCAGCCGCTGCACCTCGGCGCCCGCGCGCTTGGCGGCCTTGAGCTCGGCGGCCAGCTCCAGAAGGTGGCGGAACTCCTCGGGAGTGAAGTCCAGCTCCTTGAGGAAGTGGCGGCCCTTGAGGTCGCTGGCCATGGGGGCTCCTAGGTCGCGGTCGTATGACATTACCCTGGAAGTCTATACGACTGGTTGCATCCTTATGCGGGCGCTCTTATGGACACCCCGGTGGCGGCGTTCACCCCGTCACGGCGTCCCTTTCGATCGGACAGCTCATGCAGCGCGGCCCGCCGCGCCCCCGCCCCAGCTCGCTGCCGGGGATCTCTATGACCTCGATGCCACGCTTGCGCAGGAAGGTGTTGGTCGTGACATTGCGCTCGTAGGCGAGCACCACCCCGGGCTCCAGGGCGAGCACATTGCAGCCGTCGTCCCACTGTTCGCGCTCGGCCGCGTGCACGTCCTGGGTCGCGGTCAGGACGCGGATGTCGTCGAGCCCCAGCGCGGCCGCGATGGCCCGGTGCATGTGCTCCGGCGGATGGTCGGTGACCTTCAGGTCCCGTTCTCCGGCGCCGGGTTCGATGGTGTACGAGCGGAGCATGCCGAGGCCGGCGTACTGGGTGAAGGTGTCGCCGTCGATCATCGTCATGACGGTGTCCAGGTGCATGAAGGCCCGCCGCTTGGGCATGTCCAGCGCGACGATGCTGCGGGCCGAGCCGGCCGTGAACAGCCGCTGGGCGAGCATCTCCACGGCCTGCGGGGTGGTCCGTTCGCTCATGCCGATCAGGACGGCGCCGTTGCCGATGACCAGGACGTCGCCGCCCTCGATGGTCGACGGGTAGGCGGCCTGGCCCTCCGACCAGACGTGGAAGCCGCCCGGGGCGAAGAGCGGGTGGTGCTGGTAGACCGCCTCGTAGTGGATCGTCTCGTGCCAGCGGGCGGGCCAGCGCATGGCGTTGATGCTGACGCCGTCGTAGACCCAGGCGGAGGTGTCCCGGGTGAAGAGGTGGTTGGGCAGCGGGTTGAGCAGGAAGTCGTCGGGCTCCATGACGTGGAAGCGGACCGAGGTCGGCTCGGCGAACCGCGCCAGGAACTCCCGCTTGGTCATGCCGCCGACCAGCGCCTCGACCAGGTCGGGGACGGGCAGCTCGTCGAAGGCCTCGCGGAGGTGGTCGGTGACCACCGGCCCGTACTCCTTCTCGTCGAAGACCCGGTCCAGGACCATCGCCCGCGCCTTGGGCAGCGCGAGCGTCTCGCGCAGCAGGTCGCCGAAGAGGTGGACCTCCACACCCCGGTCGCGCAGCACGTCGGCGAAGCCGTCGTGCTCCGCGCGCGCCCGCCGCACCCACAGAACGTCGTCGAAGAGCAACGCGTCCTTGTTCGACGGCGTGAGCCGTTTCAGTTCGAGGTCGGGCCGGTGCAGGATGACACGGCGCAGCCGCCCGGCCTCGGAGTCAACGTGGAAGCCCATGGGGGACTCCTTCCCAGACCGGGGCGGTTCTAGCGCCGCTGATCACATGCCTCGGATCACACCCTGATCACAGCCTCGGGTCAACCGGCTCGGACTCCAGGGCGAGCACCGCGAACACCGCCTCGTGCACCCGCCACAGCGGCTCGCCCGTCGCCAGCCGGTCCAGCGCCTCCAGGCCGAGCGCGTACTCGCGCAGCGCGAGCGAGCGCTTGTGCCCGAGCGCGCGGGAGCGCAGCCGGGCGAGGTGGTCGGGGCGGGTGTACTCGGGACCGTAGATGATCCGCAGGTACTCCCGGCCACGGCACTTGATGCCCGGCTGGACCAGCCGGTGCCCGGACTCACTGCGCACGAGGGCCTGGAGCGGCTTGACCACCATGCCCTCGCCACCGGCCTTCGTCAGCTCCAGCCACCAGTCGGTGCCGGCGGCGACCGAGGCCTCGTCGGCGGTGTCCACGACCAGGCGGCCGGTCTCCCGGAGCAGGCCGGTGGGGTCGGCCGCGACGAGGCGGTCGATGATCGCGAGCTGCTCGTCGTGCGGGAGCGCGGCGAGGCTGCGGCCCTGGGCGGCGAGGATCTGGAAGGGCGCGAGGCGCACCCCGTCCAGGCCGTCGGTCGTCCAGCAGTAGCGGCGGTACGCGTCCGTGAACGCGGCGGCGTCGGCGGACCGCTCGCGCTGGCGCGAGAGAAGTCCCTCCACGTCGGTGCCACGGGCGGCGGCGGCTTCCAGCGCGGCGAGCGCGCCGGGGAAGACCGCGCCCGACGCGGCGCCCACGGCCGCGTACTGCTTGCGCAGCAGGCCGGAGGCCTTGAGCGACCAGGGCAGCAGCTCGGCGTCGAGCAACAGCCAGTCGGTCTCCAGCTCGTCCCACAGACCGGCGGAGGAGACCGCCTCGCGCAGCCGGGCCAGGACCTGCTCGGTGACGGCCGGAGCGTCGAAGAACGGCCTGCCGGTGCGGGTGTGGAGCGCTCCGGTGACGCCGTCGGCGGTGCTGCCGAAGCGGTCGCGCGCGGCCTGTTCGTCACGGCAGACCAGGGCCACCGCGCGGGAGCCCATGTGCTTCTCCTCGCAGACGACCTGGCGGATGCCGTCCTCCCGGTAGGCGGCGAAGGCCTCGTGCGGGTGCTCCAGGTAGCCGTCGAGCTGCGAGGTCGCGCAGGGCGACATGGTCGGCGGGAGGTACGCGAGCAGCCGCGGGTCCACGGCGAACCGGCTCATGACCTCCAGCGCGGCCGCCGCGTTCTCCTCGCGGACCGCGACCCTGCCCATGTGCGTGGTCTCCACGATCCGCCGGCCGGTGACGTCGGCAAGGTCGAGCGGCCGCCCGTCCTGACCGCCGGGCGCCTCGGTGGTCAGCGGCTTGGCCGGCTCGTACCAGACCTGCTCGGCGGGTACGTCGACCAGCTCGCGCTCGGGCCAGCGCAGGGCGGTCATCCTGCCGCCGAACACGCAGCCGGTGTCCAGGCAGATGGTGTTGTTGAGCCAGGTCGCGGACGGGATCGGGGTGTGGCCGTAGACCACGGCGGCGCGGCCCCGGTAGTCCTCGGCCCACGGGTAGCGCACCGGCAGGCCGTACTCGTCGGTCTCGCCGGTGGTGTCCCCGTAGAGCGCGAAGCTGCGCACCCGGCCGGAGGTGCGGCCGTGGTACTTCTCGGGCAGGCCGGCGTGGCAGACCACCAGTTTGCCGCCGTCGAGGACGTAGTGGCTGACCAGGCCTTCGATGAACTCGCGTACCCGTTCCCTGAAGGCAGGGTCCTTGGCGTCCTCCTTCTCGAACTGCTCGATGGTCTCGGCCAGTCCGTGGCGGTGCTGGACCTGCTTGCCCCTGAGCCAGCGGGCCAGCTTGTTCTCGTGGTTGCCCGGTACGCACAGTGCGGTGCCGGCGGCGACCATGCCCATGACGCGGCGCAGCACGCCGGGGCTGTCCGGGCCGCGGTCGACGAGGTCGCCGACGAAGACGGCGGTGCGGCCCTGCGGGTGGACGCCGTCGGCGTAGCCGAGCCTGCCGAGCAGGGTCTCCAGTTCGGACGCGCAGCCGTGGATGTCGCCGATGATGTCGAACGGGCCGGTGAGGTGCCGCAGGTCGTTGTAGCGGCGCTCCAGGACGACCTCGGCGGCCTCGATCTCCTCGACGCCGCGCAGGTGGTGGACCTTGCGGAAGCCCTCGCGCTCCAGGTGCTTGAGCGATCGGCGAAGCTCGCGCTGCTGCCGCTGGATGACATGGCGCGGGAGGCCCGCCCGGTCGGCGCGGCCGGCGTTGCGCTCGGCGCACACCTGCTCGGGCACGTCCAGGACGATGGCGATGGGCAGCACGTCGTGCTCGCGGGCGAGTTGGACGAGCTGCTTGCGGCTCTCCGGCTGGACGCTGGTGGCGTCGACGACGGTGAGCCGGCCGGCCGCGAGCCGCTTGCCCGCGATGTAGTGCAGGACCTCGAAGGCGTCCCCGCTGGCGCTCTGGTCGTTCTCGTCGTCGGCGACCAGGCCCCGGCAGAAGTCGGAGGAGATCACCTCGGTGGGCTTGAAGTGCCTGCGGGCGAAGGTGGACTTGCCCGAGCCGGTGCTGCCGACCAGGACCACGAGGGACAGGTCGGTCACCGGAAGCGTGCGCTTCCCGGAATGTACGGTCATGCCGCCGCCTCCTTCGCGGTCAGGGTGAATACAGCCATCTGGGTCGGCGGTCCGACCTCGGAGTCCTCGGGTCCGACGGGCGCGAACTCCACGCCGTAGCCGTGCCGCCCCGCCACCTCGCGGGCCCACGCGCGGAACTCCTCGCGGGTCCACTCGAAGCGGTGGTCGGCGTGCCGCACATGCCCGGCCGGCAGCGTCTCCCAGCGGACGTTGTACTCGACGTTCGGCGTGGTCACGATCACCGTCGCCGGGCGGGCGGCGCCGAAGACCGCGTACTCCAGCGCGGGCAGCCGGGGCAGGTCGAGGTGCTCGATGACCTCGCTGAGCACGGCGGCGTCGTAGCCCTTGAGGCGGGCGTCGGTGTAGGCGAGCGAGCCCTGGAGCAGGGTGACGCGGGTGCTCTGCCGCTCCCCCATCCGCTCCAGACGCAGCCGCCGCGCGGCCTCGTTGAGTGCCCGCACCGACACGTCGACGCCGACGATCTCGGTGAAGCGCACATCCTTCAGCAGCGCGCCGACCAACTGCCCCTGCCCGCAGCCCAGGTCGAGTACCCGGCTCGCCCCGGCGGCGCGCAGCGCTTCCAGGATCGCCTCGCGCCGCCGTACGGCCAGCGGCACCGGTTTGTCCTCGGTGTCGGTCTGCTCGTCGATCGCGTTGTCGATCTCCTCGGCCTCGGTGTCGTCGGCCTCGGCGAGCCGGGCCAGCTCCAGCCGCTCCAGCGCCTCCCGGGTGAGCGACCAGCGCCGGGCCAGGTAGCGGCTGGTGATCAGCTTCTGCTCGGGGTGGCCGGCG is part of the Streptomyces sp. NBC_01262 genome and harbors:
- a CDS encoding arginine deiminase, with protein sequence MGFHVDSEAGRLRRVILHRPDLELKRLTPSNKDALLFDDVLWVRRARAEHDGFADVLRDRGVEVHLFGDLLRETLALPKARAMVLDRVFDEKEYGPVVTDHLREAFDELPVPDLVEALVGGMTKREFLARFAEPTSVRFHVMEPDDFLLNPLPNHLFTRDTSAWVYDGVSINAMRWPARWHETIHYEAVYQHHPLFAPGGFHVWSEGQAAYPSTIEGGDVLVIGNGAVLIGMSERTTPQAVEMLAQRLFTAGSARSIVALDMPKRRAFMHLDTVMTMIDGDTFTQYAGLGMLRSYTIEPGAGERDLKVTDHPPEHMHRAIAAALGLDDIRVLTATQDVHAAEREQWDDGCNVLALEPGVVLAYERNVTTNTFLRKRGIEVIEIPGSELGRGRGGPRCMSCPIERDAVTG
- a CDS encoding polynucleotide kinase-phosphatase, whose translation is MTVHSGKRTLPVTDLSLVVLVGSTGSGKSTFARRHFKPTEVISSDFCRGLVADDENDQSASGDAFEVLHYIAGKRLAAGRLTVVDATSVQPESRKQLVQLAREHDVLPIAIVLDVPEQVCAERNAGRADRAGLPRHVIQRQQRELRRSLKHLEREGFRKVHHLRGVEEIEAAEVVLERRYNDLRHLTGPFDIIGDIHGCASELETLLGRLGYADGVHPQGRTAVFVGDLVDRGPDSPGVLRRVMGMVAAGTALCVPGNHENKLARWLRGKQVQHRHGLAETIEQFEKEDAKDPAFRERVREFIEGLVSHYVLDGGKLVVCHAGLPEKYHGRTSGRVRSFALYGDTTGETDEYGLPVRYPWAEDYRGRAAVVYGHTPIPSATWLNNTICLDTGCVFGGRMTALRWPERELVDVPAEQVWYEPAKPLTTEAPGGQDGRPLDLADVTGRRIVETTHMGRVAVREENAAAALEVMSRFAVDPRLLAYLPPTMSPCATSQLDGYLEHPHEAFAAYREDGIRQVVCEEKHMGSRAVALVCRDEQAARDRFGSTADGVTGALHTRTGRPFFDAPAVTEQVLARLREAVSSAGLWDELETDWLLLDAELLPWSLKASGLLRKQYAAVGAASGAVFPGALAALEAAAARGTDVEGLLSRQRERSADAAAFTDAYRRYCWTTDGLDGVRLAPFQILAAQGRSLAALPHDEQLAIIDRLVAADPTGLLRETGRLVVDTADEASVAAGTDWWLELTKAGGEGMVVKPLQALVRSESGHRLVQPGIKCRGREYLRIIYGPEYTRPDHLARLRSRALGHKRSLALREYALGLEALDRLATGEPLWRVHEAVFAVLALESEPVDPRL
- a CDS encoding 3' terminal RNA ribose 2'-O-methyltransferase Hen1 — its product is MFLTISTTGTAEAPATDLGFLLHKHPDKAQAFSTSYGDAHVFYPEASADRCTAALLLEVDPVALVRRGKGKGRGGAPDATLAQYVNDRPYAASSLLAVALRTVFASALRGVCDKLPGRAANPLPLWIEVPVLPARGGEPLVRRLFEPLGWTVAAEPVALDEQFPEWGDSRYVRLVLEGELRLAEALRHLYVLLPVLDDAKHYWVSPDEVDKLLRAGDGWLAGHPEQKLITSRYLARRWSLTREALERLELARLAEADDTEAEEIDNAIDEQTDTEDKPVPLAVRRREAILEALRAAGASRVLDLGCGQGQLVGALLKDVRFTEIVGVDVSVRALNEAARRLRLERMGERQSTRVTLLQGSLAYTDARLKGYDAAVLSEVIEHLDLPRLPALEYAVFGAARPATVIVTTPNVEYNVRWETLPAGHVRHADHRFEWTREEFRAWAREVAGRHGYGVEFAPVGPEDSEVGPPTQMAVFTLTAKEAAA
- the argF gene encoding ornithine carbamoyltransferase → MASDLKGRHFLKELDFTPEEFRHLLELAAELKAAKRAGAEVQRLRGRNIALIFEKTSTRTRCSFEVAAADQGASTTYLDPSGSQIGHKESVKDTARVLGRMYDGIEYRGTGQHVVEELAAYAGVPVWNGLTDEWHPTQMLADVLTMTEHSAKPLPEIAYAYLGDARYNMGNSLLVTGALLGMDVRIVAPKQLWPDDAVIAQARRLAEKTGARVTLTEDVADGVRGADFVHTDVWVSMGEPKEVWDERIALLGPYAVTTQVLDATGNPGVKFMHCLPAYHDLGTKVGQEIYERHGLTSLEVTDEVFESPRSVVFDQAENRMHTIKAVLVATLG
- a CDS encoding IclR family transcriptional regulator; this translates as MVSSPGAGGRSVLEGAFELLEAVERATEAGLTKLSAECGLPKTTAYRLLEQLVALGAVERRGAGYQMGPRMYRLGQGWQPHPRLRSASEEPVRRLVRATGATAGIAVLRKGQTLVLDWTPGEAALPAAVANNVAWPWFTASGKVLVAGARPDLPLGPLPASWRQEAATIRDRGVAYDREEVVEGVSCVAVPLYGGGGAPVAALCVLTDPAHHLERLAHVTQGAGMAISAGLRGR
- a CDS encoding AfsR/SARP family transcriptional regulator, giving the protein MVDLRLLGPVELAVRGQVTEVGPPQRRTVLAALAVDAGRPVAVDVVIRRVWGASPPEEARRALYAHIARIRRVCEQTGGAGEDPLRLVRRSGGYLLEARTEQVDVHRFRHLVDRAREAALADGERASLLREALGLWRGEPLAGLGGQWVTRVREAWRRQRMDAVVEWAHAELQVGDPGAVIGPLTDLLDEYPLVEPLAEALMRALHAAGRGAEALECYAAVRKRLVEELGTDPGSGLRAVHQAILQGRLSGPAPQPPPAAPLTAPPHLGEVPAQLPMGVRGFTGRGEELARLEALLTSVADQSSAVVISAVSGTAGVGKTALAVHWARRVREAFPDGQLHVNLRGFDPGGSTMDPAEAVRGFLDAFGVPPARIPAGMEAQVGLYRSLLAGRRVLVVLDNARDAEQVRPLLPGAPGCLALVTSRNRLTSLAATEGAQLLALDLLAPAEARDLLTARLGADRVAAESDAVREIVARCAGLPLALAIVAARAAAQPHVPLAALADELREAMSRLDALDGGDPATQVRTVFSWSYRALSADAARLFRLLGLHPGPDAALPAVAGLAGVPAAHARTLLAELIRAHLLTEHTAGRYAFHDLLSAYATELARTQDTESDRRTATHRMLDHYLHTARTADAVLTPQPNPIVLPPARLGAAPEEASGHHQAQAWFAAEHPVLLAAIDRAPAAGFDTHTWQLASTLTTFLDRHGHWQALADAQSTALAAAVRQDDRTGQANAHRGLGLAHDRLDHPDDARTHYLLALELFGELGSHHGQARTRQHLARMSSARGFFQQAFDHAHHSLEHYRAAGDRAGQSAALNHLGWNRAQLGDHHQALTHCLQALALAQEVADLNGQAHTWDSLGYIHHHIGQYRQAVDCYQQAVDLFHQTGDRHSEAAGLAELGDTHHTAADPDAARTAWTQALAITDELGLPDTDPLRAKILRYLQRGGQG